One region of Astyanax mexicanus isolate ESR-SI-001 chromosome 15, AstMex3_surface, whole genome shotgun sequence genomic DNA includes:
- the rpl38 gene encoding 60S ribosomal protein L38 isoform X2, translated as MPRKIEEIKDFLLTARRKDAKSVKIKKNKDNVKFKVRCSRFLYTLVITDKEKAEKLKQSLPPGLAVKELK; from the exons ATG ccACGCAAAATTGAAGAAATCAAAGATTTCCTCCTGACAGCCAGGCGGAAGGATGCTAAGT CCGTCAAGATCAAGAAGAACAAGGACAATGTGAAGTTCAAGGTGCGCTGCAGCAGATTCCTGTACACACTGGTCATCACAGACAAGGAGAAGGCAGAGAAGCTCAAACAGTCCCTGCCACCAG gtCTGGCTGTTAAGGAGCTGAAGTAA